From the Flavobacteriales bacterium genome, one window contains:
- a CDS encoding AMP-binding protein encodes MQDYKSPLEMFYHWEKETPNKLYMRQPINGEWHHWTWSETATQVRKMAAYLKSLDFPANSKIATLSKNCAHWIISDLAIMMAGHVSVPLYPNLKAESITQILEHSESKLLFVGKLDDFESMRPGVPKDLPCIAFPFYSEEGYPVWDDLIKDVEPMTENVVREPNELATIIYTSGTTGMPKGVMHKFYNFSFATSNAVPLLGLATEERFFSYLPLCHIAERLLVEMGSLYSGGMVSFAESLDTFAQNLADTKPTAFLGVPRIWTKFQQGILGKLPQKKLNVLLSIPLVSSLIKKKVKSGLGLQEARNIFTGAAPTPVSTLKWFERLGIPIQEAYAMTENCCYSHVTLNDGIKFGSVGKALPHCEVKLSEENEILIKHVALMDGYYKEDKQTQETIKDGWLHTGDEGHIDAEGYLKITGRVKDLFKTSKAKYVAPAPIEMKLSANKNIEQVCVVGTGLPQPIALITLSEYGKSRPIEDVYGSLETTLKIVNPKFESHEHLKKIVVLDKEWTIENNLLTPSMKIKRNEVERLYKDNYTTWYEKDGYIVS; translated from the coding sequence ATGCAAGATTACAAGTCACCACTAGAGATGTTTTACCATTGGGAGAAAGAAACGCCCAATAAATTATATATGCGCCAACCCATAAATGGCGAATGGCACCATTGGACTTGGTCGGAAACGGCTACACAAGTCAGAAAGATGGCGGCTTATTTAAAATCTTTGGATTTTCCTGCCAATAGTAAAATAGCTACTCTATCTAAAAACTGTGCCCATTGGATTATTTCCGATTTAGCTATTATGATGGCTGGTCACGTTTCGGTGCCTTTATATCCTAATCTAAAAGCAGAGAGTATCACACAAATTTTAGAGCACAGTGAGTCCAAATTGTTATTCGTTGGTAAGTTAGACGATTTCGAAAGTATGCGCCCCGGTGTTCCCAAAGATTTACCTTGTATAGCCTTTCCTTTTTACAGTGAAGAGGGCTATCCTGTTTGGGACGATTTGATAAAAGATGTCGAGCCTATGACCGAGAATGTGGTGCGTGAACCCAACGAATTGGCGACCATCATTTATACTTCAGGAACTACAGGTATGCCTAAAGGGGTGATGCATAAGTTTTATAACTTCTCTTTTGCAACTTCTAATGCCGTTCCACTTTTAGGATTGGCAACAGAAGAACGCTTTTTCTCCTATTTACCTTTATGTCATATTGCTGAACGTTTGTTGGTGGAAATGGGAAGTTTGTATTCTGGTGGTATGGTGTCTTTTGCCGAAAGCTTAGATACTTTTGCACAAAATTTAGCCGATACCAAGCCAACAGCATTTTTAGGAGTGCCTCGTATATGGACCAAATTCCAACAAGGTATATTGGGCAAATTGCCACAGAAAAAGTTAAACGTTTTACTGTCTATTCCTTTGGTTTCATCACTCATTAAGAAAAAGGTAAAGTCTGGTTTAGGACTGCAGGAAGCTAGAAATATTTTTACAGGAGCAGCACCCACGCCAGTATCTACACTCAAGTGGTTCGAGCGTTTAGGTATTCCAATCCAAGAGGCTTATGCCATGACAGAAAATTGCTGTTATTCTCACGTTACACTCAACGATGGTATTAAGTTTGGCTCTGTTGGTAAAGCCTTGCCACATTGTGAAGTGAAGTTAAGTGAAGAAAATGAAATCCTTATCAAGCACGTGGCTTTAATGGACGGATATTACAAAGAGGATAAGCAAACTCAAGAAACCATAAAAGACGGTTGGTTGCATACGGGTGATGAAGGTCATATCGATGCTGAGGGTTATTTGAAGATAACAGGTAGAGTTAAAGATTTATTTAAAACTTCAAAAGCTAAATACGTTGCTCCAGCACCTATTGAGATGAAATTGTCTGCCAACAAAAACATAGAACAAGTCTGTGTAGTCGGTACAGGATTGCCTCAGCCTATTGCCTTAATTACGCTTTCTGAATATGGCAAGAGTAGACCAATAGAAGATGTCTATGGTAGTTTAGAAACTACTTTAAAAATTGTTAACCCTAAGTTTGAATCTCACGAACATTTGAAGAAAATTGTTGTGCTGGACAAAGAATGGACCATAGAAAACAACCTGCTTACGCCATCTATGAAGATAAAACGAAATGAAGTAGAACGTTTGTACAAGGATAACTATACCACTTGGTATGAGAAAGATGGTTATATTGTAAGCTAG
- the purL gene encoding phosphoribosylformylglycinamidine synthase subunit PurL — translation MSAQATTTLATLEQAQELGLRPEEFDKIKSILGRTPNFTEMSIFSVMWSEHCSYKNSITWLKTLPKDGPHMLVKAGEENAGLVDIGDGLACAFKIESHNHPSALEPYQGAATGVGGINRDIFTMGARPIAQLNSLRFGSIELDRTKWLVKGVVKGIGDYGNAFGIPIVGGEVFFDECYNTNPLVNAFSAGIMKADGLISATSSGVGNPVYIVGSRTGKDGIHGAAFASKDITEDSANDLPAVQVGDPFQEKLLLEATLELGQTDAIVGMQDMGAAGITCSTSEMSAAGKHGMIIHLDKVPTRQENMKDWEILLSESQERMLIVVEKGKEHIVHEIYDKWDLSCEQIGEVTEGGQLKYYMHGELVADVPADDLVLGGGAPVYEREYSEPAYYQEFKKFSIEQLEQPKDLVEVAKFLTTHPNIASKKWVYEQYDSMVGTINMGTNAPKDAGVVNIKGTNKALAMTVDCNARMVNADPEEGCAMAVAEAARNIVCSGGVPSAITNCLNFGNPYNPEVYWQFVGAIKGMSKACLKFKTPVTGGNVSFYNQTAIDGNEVPVFPTPTIGMLGIVEDKKHIMSLDFKGKSDLIYLLGESHNNISSSEYLASYHGIKTSSTPPFDLDKEYDLQELIKTLIRSNHIESAHDVADGGLFITLLESAMPRGLGFDITTSGEIREDAFLFGESPSRVVVSVAEINEDEFLDALKKSSVSFSLLGHVTRGDIRIDDESFGQVHEYKELFDNALAKHL, via the coding sequence ATGTCTGCACAAGCAACCACTACACTAGCCACTTTAGAACAAGCTCAAGAGCTGGGTTTACGTCCTGAAGAATTTGATAAAATCAAATCCATTTTAGGTAGAACACCTAACTTTACGGAGATGAGTATCTTTTCGGTCATGTGGTCGGAACATTGCTCCTACAAAAATTCCATTACTTGGCTCAAAACCTTACCTAAAGACGGTCCTCATATGCTGGTCAAAGCGGGTGAAGAAAACGCTGGTTTGGTAGATATTGGAGACGGTTTAGCCTGTGCATTTAAAATAGAAAGTCATAACCACCCTTCAGCTTTAGAGCCATATCAAGGCGCAGCTACTGGGGTAGGAGGTATCAATAGAGATATCTTTACTATGGGTGCAAGACCTATTGCACAATTAAACTCTTTGCGTTTTGGTAGCATAGAATTAGACCGTACCAAATGGCTAGTCAAGGGTGTTGTTAAAGGTATTGGCGATTATGGTAATGCTTTTGGTATTCCCATTGTTGGTGGAGAAGTTTTCTTTGACGAATGTTATAATACCAATCCTTTAGTCAATGCTTTTTCAGCAGGTATAATGAAAGCCGATGGTCTTATTTCAGCGACATCGTCTGGTGTTGGCAATCCTGTTTATATTGTCGGTTCTAGAACAGGAAAAGATGGTATTCATGGAGCGGCTTTTGCCTCTAAAGATATCACAGAAGATTCTGCCAACGACCTACCAGCAGTTCAAGTCGGTGACCCTTTCCAAGAAAAACTATTATTAGAAGCAACATTAGAGTTGGGGCAAACCGATGCAATAGTAGGTATGCAAGATATGGGTGCTGCCGGTATCACTTGCTCAACATCTGAAATGAGTGCTGCTGGTAAACACGGTATGATTATTCATTTAGATAAAGTGCCTACACGACAAGAAAATATGAAAGATTGGGAGATTTTACTCTCAGAATCTCAAGAGCGTATGCTCATAGTCGTTGAAAAGGGTAAGGAACACATCGTTCACGAGATTTATGATAAATGGGATTTAAGTTGTGAGCAAATTGGTGAAGTTACCGAAGGCGGACAACTCAAGTATTATATGCACGGAGAATTGGTAGCCGATGTACCAGCAGATGATTTAGTATTAGGTGGTGGTGCACCCGTTTATGAAAGGGAGTATTCAGAACCTGCCTACTACCAAGAGTTTAAAAAATTCTCTATTGAACAGCTAGAGCAACCAAAAGATTTGGTTGAGGTAGCTAAGTTCTTAACAACACACCCTAATATAGCTTCTAAAAAATGGGTTTACGAGCAGTACGACTCTATGGTAGGAACTATAAATATGGGCACTAACGCTCCAAAAGATGCTGGTGTTGTTAATATTAAAGGCACAAACAAAGCTTTAGCTATGACAGTAGATTGTAATGCTAGAATGGTCAATGCTGACCCTGAAGAAGGCTGCGCCATGGCAGTTGCCGAAGCTGCTAGAAACATCGTTTGTTCTGGTGGTGTGCCTTCAGCAATTACCAACTGCTTGAATTTTGGTAACCCATACAATCCAGAAGTATATTGGCAATTTGTAGGTGCAATTAAAGGAATGTCCAAAGCTTGTTTAAAATTCAAAACACCTGTTACTGGAGGAAATGTAAGTTTCTACAACCAAACTGCTATTGATGGTAATGAAGTGCCAGTTTTCCCGACACCAACCATTGGTATGTTAGGAATTGTTGAAGATAAAAAACACATCATGTCTTTAGACTTCAAAGGTAAAAGTGACTTGATATATTTGTTGGGTGAGTCACACAATAACATTAGCAGTTCAGAGTATTTAGCATCTTATCATGGTATAAAGACTAGTTCAACTCCACCTTTTGATTTAGATAAGGAATACGACTTACAAGAATTAATAAAAACACTTATTCGAAGTAATCATATCGAATCGGCTCACGATGTTGCTGATGGCGGTTTGTTTATTACTCTATTAGAAAGTGCTATGCCTAGGGGCTTAGGTTTTGATATAACTACAAGTGGAGAAATCAGAGAAGATGCCTTTTTATTTGGTGAATCGCCATCTCGAGTGGTGGTTTCTGTAGCCGAAATAAATGAAGACGAATTCCTTGATGCGCTCAAAAAATCATCAGTTTCATTCTCATTATTAGGACATGTAACTAGAGGTGATATCCGTATTGATGACGAATCTTTTGGCCAAGTGCATGAGTATAAAGAGTTGTTTGACAACGCCTTAGCTAAACACTTATAA